tagaagttggatgcagctgtggggaatcaaacgccgagcatttgggtttgggAGAGAGGAGCTCCCCAGATAGCTACAGGagtgggtttggagaacattgccgaaccctgaacattttgacaggtctgCGCAACAATTGGATGACATAACTGCCACAATAAAGACAACTGGATATcagaaatatttaataaaataaagctCTGGGTATAAAATAATAAGTTATAATAGACAACTGTCATTGCCTTCATCCCAGCCCATTCCAGTTCTTGTGCAGACGCAGGGACAGCCACTGGCGCTGGTTATGGGGAAGGTAGGAGTCGTGGCTGTGCCTTGGTCGATGGGCAGGGTAGTTGTGGCTCCACACTCTACGGCCAAGGCTGTCCaggctctgcaggctgtctgatACATTCTCCACGGCGGTGCGACACAGAAGAGGACCTAATCAGAAAAGATGATAAGTTAATCAGAAGAAAATCGCAAGACACACAAAGAGAAAGGTGTCTACTCACAGCACAAGATGAAGCAGCCACGAGACTGCAGGTAAGCCTTTCgagacggctgctgcaggaggcaCACAATGGCATTATCTGCCTGCTGGAAGACAGGGAGAGACAGCGTGGCCTGGAACACCTCTGGAGACATCTCCTGAGACTTCAGCAACTCTCGGACAACCTCAAAATCACATCTGAGCTGGAGCGCTCCCTGCAGACTAAGAAATAACTGCTAAGCAACAAAGAGTATAGTCCTCAAGACCAGAGAGACAACAGAGGATGTAATGACCCCCTCCTCAAGGCAGAGAAGTCCAGACACATTGACCTCTGCACAGGATACCAAACAAGATAACCCCTCGACAGAACCAAAGGGCAGAGGATACCAAACACAATGACCTCTTGTTGGGACAGGAGTTACCGGATACCAGACATGATGACCCCTCCCTGGGATAAGAGCCACAGAGTACCAAACACAATAACCCCTCCCTGGGACACACCACCTCATTACACACCTGAACTTTAGCCTCTCCCGTAGAATATGTTCCATCCAGGCTTCCATAAACACCCCAACTGTGTTGGAAACTGCAGATATTTGCTCTTCTGGAGAAAGATTGCGCATTCCTTCCAGGGCAGGCGCGAGCACCGTGTTAACCGCAGCTTGGGCATACTCACTGGGAACCAAGTCAGGACCTAAGGGGGAAACGCAGGAGAATCTAAGCTAATCCCCTCCCTCTCATTTACATACAAGCTTAGTGGCTACACCCAGCTCACTGCTGCCCTCCCTACCTACTGATAAAGTACCACCCACGTCTATGGTACTCACCGCTCGCTACCTTCCCTCTCCAGTGTCGTCCAACtggcattgcattctggaaaatATCTCGAGCTTGATGACTGCACACGGAGGCCACGAGGCGAGGCAAACACAAGGCCACACCCTGTAGGCAGAAATAGTACACTTTAGCCGATGTGTATGGTGGAGGTAAGACCTGGGCAATTCAGCTTTATATAGCAGAGGTATAACCTGGGCAATTTAGGTGTGTACAGTGGGGGTATGACAGAGGCATGACCCCAGCTGAAGACATTACCTCCAGGCTTTCGGCCGTGGTCTCTAGCTTCTCGCATAGTTGTCGGCTCTCAGGATGCCACTCCACATTGTGGGCGGCGGAGGTCACATTGCACATCTGATCCTTTATCACCTGAGACAGAGATCAGCGGTTACAGTATCGGCAGGTAAGAGAAGCCCCCACCCCCTGAACCTCCGAGGCCCCGTACCGGCATGTCTCCATGACTTATCAGCAGCAGCTGACCCAGAGATCCGGAGCTTGTGTAGATCTGGGAGCGGCTCCTCAGCCACAGGTTGCAGAGCTGCATTGTTGTCACAGAGCGGCTGAGGACAGCACGATGAGTGGAGATGTCACCTACTGGAGAAAACAACTTTGGATGAGATGAGGGGCTAAAGGCAACTCTCATTTGGTACATGACCCCGGTGATGGCAGCTTCTTACCGGAACTCATGGCATGCAGAAGCACGGAAACCTCTTGACACACTGAGACGAGAGCTGCTGCAgttctgctgtgtgtcctgcgggTGCCATCATCCAGCAACAAGGTCACACACTTATCTGTAAGGGCCAAGCTCAGTGCCCGACACGTCCCTGCAGGCAACACATGTAACAGCTCTGAGACCCCCCCATCTCTAGGTTTGTGAACAGCCCCGTTACATAGACATCATCTCTTACCTCTGTCCCAGGAGATGAAGGCCGCAGTGCACAATAAGTTATGGCAGAGGCTGTGGCCCTGCTCCCGACATGGCTCTGGGACAGCATCTATATAACATACAGAATGTTATACTAAGCTATACTGAGCCCCTGACAGTGACAGGACAGCTATAGAAAGGGGCCCCTGACAGTGATATGACCGCTATAGTGAGAGGAGGCGCGTATATGACATTTATAATGCATAAACAGAACAAGTCAGACACGTAAAACCCACCAGATGTAAGTGTGCTGAGTAGCAGCTGGATGGCGGCAGCAGATCTCGCTCCTACAACACATGGTGCCAGGGCTGGCATCGCTCGGGCCCCCCATCTTCCTGGGTACAAGGCCTGGTAAAGATGGGCACAGAGGATCGGCCATAGACGGCTGCAGTACTGGTTGTACAGAAGAGACTCTGCGCTATCCTGGTTATGCCCCTCCAGTCCGCTCCGCATCATGTGATCCAGGCCGACCAGCTGCTTCAGCAGAGGGGCTGTTTGACCCTGATCTTCCCATATGAGGGTCTTCAAACATGATGAGAGAGCCTCGTCCACCTCTTGTGACTCCACCTCTCCATTCAGTACATCCTCCAGCCTGTGACCAAGCTTGCTCATTGAGAAGTGCCTGGCCAGCAACCACCCCCGCTCCTCCGCCATGATCTCCAGGAAATTAGTGATGGACATCGGGCGCACATTTGTCCACGCTGCGGCCCACTGGGACATGTCTCCTATGACTTTATTGTAGATGGTCAGAGTGCGGCATAAACTCGCAGGGATCTCTGCAGGAAGACGCGCCATTCTACGCACTGTGCCCAGGACAAGCTCCTCCGTCACAATGGCGGCCTTTACAGACATAAGCTGTAGTGTTGTGTGCAGATGCCCGAGGGTCCGATGTACAAGTGGAGAGAGCAaaggcagcagctgattggaccggaCCCTTTTTTGCAGCACCACCTCACGACGACACAGCTCCTGCAGCTTGAGACACACGACCTCCAGTCCAGACACAGGCGTATGCTCCAACATCTGATAATACTCCATTACTTGCATCTGATGGACCACAAACTCCCGAACCAGTGTGAGGAGCTGCCGCTGCCGGCACAGGGACAGCAGTGCTGCATTCTGCCTTCCTGCAGTGCTGTGTGTCAGCTCTTCTccttcactgatgacatcacaacgcAAAGGTGcaccctggagtaaaactgaagAATGGGACGAGGAGGCGGAgcctaaaaaaaacagaaaaggtttTCTTAAAACAACAGAACACTAGGGGCACCCCAAGGAAGCAGACATCCCCCCCAAGtgaaaaacacccccccccccccgacagaaAAGCATAAACACTTCACCCAAGACAGCAAAAGACCACCTGCAAGACCTGAGTAAACTCTCCACCCCTCAGAAGAACACAAGACCCTCTAAGAAAGTAGATAAACGGGGACCCTCCAAGAGAGAAGAGAATCGCCAAGAGATCCGAGGATCCACTGGGAGATAGAATTCTCCACCCAAGAAAGGGCAAGTGAGGGAGAACAAAGAGCAAGTAAGGGAGCAGAGGAAAGTGAAGAGCAAACTTTAAAGGGAATACCTGAAAGAACAGGGGGCAACTAAGGGAACACTGAGAAAACGGATAGAAGAGTAAACTCTTCCTGCAAGAGAGCAGAGTACCCACCCCTCTATCAAAAAACACAGGATCCCCTGAGAAAGCAGAGGATTTGCCTCAcctaaaggcccccatacacctaagGGTCAACAATAAACGTttaatttttcgatcgttgcctccATTCACACAAAATTATAGTTTAAATTCCAattatataacgattttttgcaggataattgtcctgtgtaatagggaccttagccacccccccccctcccttccctgacaGAACATAGCGGATCCAAAGAGAAAGAGTACAGAGTAcatgagtatgggggaggggtggtcaCCTTGTAGGGAGCCATGTCTGTAATCAGACCAGGAGGGCTCACGTCTCCTCATTGGCTCAAGGTACAGAGAAGAAGCGGCTCCTCGGTTGCGCTTAGCTCACTCATCATCATCTGAAATACAGAAAAGTATCACCGGGACCAGAGTCACATGACAAGTGGGAGGAGCTTGTGCCCTCAATGATAACATGGTGAGGCTGTACGTTATGCCATTTGCCATGAGGCAAGCCGTATTACAGAGTCTAGACCTCGCCCCTGGAATCCAGCCAGCCCTCCGGACCGTCCCCTCCCTACATTAATATAGGATTGTCATTATATTGtcatccccccctgtatattatatagtattatcactatacccccctgtatattatatagtattatcactataaccccctgtatattatatagtattatcactataccccctgtatgttatatagtattatcactataccccctgtatattatatagtattatcactatacctcctgtatgttatatagtattatcactatacccccctgtatattatatagtattatcactataccccctgtatgttatatagtattatcactatacccccctgtatattatatagtattatcacaataccacctgtatattatatagtattatcactataccccctgtatgttatatagtattatcactataccccctgtatattatatagcattATCATTGTACCCCCTGTATGTTATAAAGTATTATCTTTATACCCCcctgtatgttatatagtattatcactatacctcctgtatgttatatagtattatcactataccctcctgtatgttatatagtattatcactataccctcctgtatgttatatagtattatcacaatacaccctgtatattatatagtattatcactatacccccgtatattatatagtattatcattATACCGCCCCCGCCTGTATAGTATAttagtgataatactatataatatacagggggggggcggtataatgataatactatataatatacaggtggtatagtgataatactatataatatacaggggggggggtaaagtgataatactatataatatacagggggtataatgataatactatataatatacaggggggtatagtgataatactatataatatacagaggggtatagtgataatactatataatatacaggggggtataatgataatactatatattatacaggggggtatagtgataatactatataatatacaggggggtatagtgataacactatataatatacaggggggtatagtgataacactatataatatacagagggtatagtgataatactatattatatacagatggtatagtgataatactatataatatacagagggtatagtgataatactatataatatacggggggtatagtgataatactatataatatacagggggggtatagtgataatactatatattatacaggggggtatagtgataatactatataatatacaggggggtatagtgataacactatataatatacaggggggtatagtgataatactatattatatacaggggggtatagtgataatactatattatatacagatggtatagtgataatactatataatatacaggggggtatagtgataatactatataatatacggggggtatagtgataatactatataatatacagggggggtatagtgataatactatataatatacaggggggtatagtgataatactatataacatacaggggggtatagtgataatactatataatatacaggggggtatagtgataatactatattatatacagatggtatagtgataatactatataatatacaggggggtatagtgataatactatataatatacagggggtatagtgataatactatataatatacaggggggtatagtgataatactatataatatacaggggggtatagtgataatactatataatatacaggggggtatagtgataatactatataatatacaggggggtatagtgataatactatataatatacaggggggtatagtgataatactatataatatacaggggggtatagtgataatactatataatatacaggggggtatagtgataatactatattatatacagatggtatagtgataatactatataatatacagggggggtatagtgataatactatataatatacgggggggtatagtgataatactatataatatacaggggggtatagtgataatactatataatatacggggggtatagtgataatactatataatatacagggggggtatagtgataatactatataatatacaggggggtatagtgataatactatataatatacgggggggtatagtgataatactatataatatacagggggtatagtgataatactatataatatacaggggggtatagtgataatactatataatatacgggggggtatagtgataatactatataatatacagggggtatagtgagaatactatataatatacgggaggggggtatagtgataatactatataatatacaggggggtatagtgataatactatataatatacaggggggtatagtgataatactatataatatacgggaggggggtatagtgataatactatataacatacagggggtatagtgataatactatataatatacaggggggtatagtgataatactatataacatacagggggtatagtgataatactatataatatacgggGGGGTATAGTGagaatactatataatatacggggggtatagtgataatactatataatatacgggaggggggtatagtgataatactatataacatacagggggtatagtgataatactatataacatacagggggtatagtgataatactatataacatacaggggggtatagtgataatactatataacatacagggggtatagtgataatactatataacatacaggggggtatagtgataatactatataacatacagggggtatagtgataatactatataacatacaggggggtatagtgataatactatataatatacaggggggtatagtgataatactatataatatacaggggggtatagtgataatactatataatatacaggggggtatagtgataatactatataacatacagggggtatagtgataatactatataatatacagaggggtatagtgataatactatataatatacagaggggtatagtgataatactatataatatacgggaggggggtatagtgataatactatataatatacggggggtatagtgataatactatataacatacagggggtatagtgataatactatataatatacggggggtatagtgataatactatataacatacagggggtatagtgataatactatataatatacgggggggtatagtgataatactatataatatacgggagggggggtatagtgataatactatataatatacagggggggggtatagtgataatactatataatatacgggggggtatagtgataatactatataatatacgggagggggggggtttcTCTCCGTTACCTGGACATAATTCCTGTTTCCAGTCTCTGCATCCACAACACACAGCGCACAGGAAGCGGCCGCACGGCATGCCGGGAGCTGTAGTTCATCAGTGGTATACGTACTGCAGAGAGGCATGCCGGGACTCGTGTCCTAGGAGATTTACCCTGTCTGTCTTACTATGTGTAGGGATCAttgtgccccctagtggtcagcTCCGGACTGTATGGTACTCTAGCAGTGGAAGCCCAGCAGGAGGCgtgaccagggaggaggaggcgggACAATGGAGGCTGTCAGGAGGCGGGGCCATGGACGATAGAAGCTGTGAGGAGGCGGGGCCGGGCTGAGTGGAGGCGGGGCCGGGCTGAGTGGAGGcggggccggggtgggggcgggctcgGGGCTGTCACTCCTCACATCACTTcctgggcaggaggaggaggaggttggAGCTCTCTCCGGGATTCGGAGGCTCCGGGCTCGGTGTTGGGGTGTGTGGAGGACCGGAGGTGAGAGGGTCAGCATTAAGGAGGCAGATGACGTCATGTGAGGCCGGGGCGGCAGCGGGTGACGGGGGCGCAGGGTGGTATCCGGGGCTCCGGGGGGGCAGCACGTGTTGTAAACATATGGAACACATGGTGGAGCCCACCGGGCAGCATTAACCCCATCCCCACCGGGCAGCATTACCCCCATCCCCACCGGGCAGCATTAACCCCATCCCCACCGGGCAGCATTAACCCCATCCCCACCGGGCAGCATTAACCCCATCCCCACCGGGCAGCATTAACCCCATCCCCACCGGgcagcattaaccccttccccaccgggcagcattaaccccttccccaccGGGCCGCCCTCCTgcagcattaaccccttccccaccgggcagcattaaccccttccccaccgggcagcattaaccccttccccgaAGTGCCGCCCTCCTaaagcattaaccccttccccgcattaaccccttccctgcaccaccctcctccagcattaaccccttccctgcaccaccctcctccagcattaaccccttccctgcaccaccctcctccagcattaaccccttccctgcaccaccctcctccagcattaaccccttccctgcaccaccctcctccagcattaaccccttccccgcaGCACCCTCCTGCAGACATCTGCCCCACCCTCTTAAAAACATTTGGCGGAAGTGGCAAAAAGTGTCAAACTTCTTCATTAATGAGGCTGCATGTCCGGATGACACTTTATCTCCTCCCCCTCAAGACTTTGGGGGCCATGGCCGTGTCACGCTGAGCTTTGGGGACCGGACGCCGGCCGTGACACGCTGAGCCTTGGGGACCGGACGCCGGCCGTGACACGCTGAGCCTTGGGGACCGGACGCCGGGCAGTGTCACGCTGAGCCTTGGGGACCGGACGCCGGCCGTGACACGCTGAGCCTTGGGGACCTGCCGCCGGCCGTGACACGCTGAGCCTTGGGGACCGGACGCCGGGCAGTGTCACGCTGAGCCTTGGGGACCGGACGCCGGGCAGTGTTACGCTGAGCCTTGGGGACCGGACGCCGGGCAGTGTCACGCTGAGCCTTGGGGACCGGACGCCGGGCAGTGTCACGCAGAGCCTTGGGGACCGGACGCCGGGCAGTGTCACGCTGAGCCTTGGGGACCGGACGCCGGGCAGTGTCACGCTGAGCCTTGGGGACCGGACGCCGGGCAGTGTCACGCTGAGCCTTGGGGACCGAACGCCGGGCAGTGTCACGCTGAGCCTTGGGGACCGGACGCCGGGCAGTGTCACGCTGAGCCTTGGGGACCGGACGCCGGGCAGTGTCACGCTGAGCCTTGGGGACCGGACGCCGGGCAGTGTCACGCTGAGCCTTGGGGACCGGACGCCGGGCAGTGTCACGCTGAGCCTTGGGGACCGGACGCCGGGCAGTGTCACGCTGAGCCTTGGGGACCGGACGCCGGGCAGTGTCACGCTGAGCCTTGGGGACCGGACGCCGGGCAGTGTCACGCTGAGCCTTGGGGACCGGACGCCGGGCAGTGTCACGCTGAGCCTTGGGGACCGGACGCCGGGCAGTGTCACGCTGAGCCTTGTAGCCCAGGACCTTAACTTGTGTGGTAACACAGAGTCCCCTGAGCTGCAAGGAAATGACAGGAAGTCCTTGGgggacaggatggtgacactcggACCCCAGTCAGGATGATGCCAtactaacacttggggtacaatgATGACATGGGGACCTCTGGGGGACATAGTGGTGATGGGGGACAGGTCAGTGACACGTTGAACCCTGCATGGTTGGGTGCCCGCAGTTCTGGAGTTGAATGCTCATACAGTTGTCTGTTTTTTAGAACACTTTATTTCTGGGGCGTTGTCTTCTGCTGAGATGGGTCCTGGAGAGGATGAGGTCTTGGAGGGAGAGGAGCTGAGTGATGAGGAGGTGCCACGTGACTGGACCCCACAGGAAAAGGCTCTACATGAAGCCAAAGTGAAGGCAAAAGCCAAGCGTCGTGTCCGCCGGACATCATCCCGTGACTCTACCAGGGAGTCTGAGAGCAATGACAGTACGGTGGAGCCCATCAGCCCTCGAGAGAAAGGCCACGACAGGAAGTCCCGAATGGGCAAAGGACGAGGACTCCCCAAGAAAGGTGCGAAAGAAGGGTGAATGCAGAAGAATATAGGGGATGGACAGTGAATGGTAgaggtggaggaagaggagggtacTGCCAGTATGAAGGTAGTAGATGGTAGAGAGGAGATCTTGGTAAGGCAGAGCAGTAGAGATCTCAGGAGGTAGGAGTAGTGGAGTAGTAGATGTGGTAGATCTTGGAGTATGAGTGGTGTAGTAGAAGAATTGGTAGATCTCAAGAAGCATGAGTGGTGGAGTAGTAGATATGGTAGATCTTGGGAATATTAGCAGTGAAGTAGTAAATGTGGTAGGTCTTGGGGAGTATGAGCAGTGGAGTAGTAGATGTGGTTGATCTCAGGGAGTGTGAGTGGTGGTGAAGTAGTAGATGTGGTTGATCTCAGGGCGAGTGAGTGGTGGTGGATTAGTAGATGTGGTTTATCTCAGGGAGTGTGAGTGGTGGTGGAGTAGTAGATGTGGTAGATCTCGGGGCATGTGAGTGGTGGTGGAGTAGTAGATGTGGTGGTGGAGTAGTAGATGTGGTTGATCTCGGGGCGTGTGAGTGGTGGTGGAGTAGTAGATGTGGTAGATCTGTGGTAGACATATATTACTCCAAGGGAAAGCCTCATCTGTGTTTTTCTTTCCTGCAGGCGGTGCTGGGGGTAAAG
Above is a window of Dendropsophus ebraccatus isolate aDenEbr1 chromosome 7, aDenEbr1.pat, whole genome shotgun sequence DNA encoding:
- the CCDC142 gene encoding coiled-coil domain-containing protein 142 isoform X2, with amino-acid sequence MRRREPSWSDYRHGSLQGSASSSHSSVLLQGAPLRCDVISEGEELTHSTAGRQNAALLSLCRQRQLLTLVREFVVHQMQVMEYYQMLEHTPVSGLEVVCLKLQELCRREVVLQKRVRSNQLLPLLSPLVHRTLGHLHTTLQLMSVKAAIVTEELVLGTVRRMARLPAEIPASLCRTLTIYNKVIGDMSQWAAAWTNVRPMSITNFLEIMAEERGWLLARHFSMSKLGHRLEDVLNGEVESQEVDEALSSCLKTLIWEDQGQTAPLLKQLVGLDHMMRSGLEGHNQDSAESLLYNQYCSRLWPILCAHLYQALYPGRWGARAMPALAPCVVGARSAAAIQLLLSTLTSDAVPEPCREQGHSLCHNLLCTAAFISWDRGTCRALSLALTDKCVTLLLDDGTRRTHSRTAAALVSVCQEVSVLLHAMSSGDISTHRAVLSRSVTTMQLCNLWLRSRSQIYTSSGSLGQLLLISHGDMPVIKDQMCNVTSAAHNVEWHPESRQLCEKLETTAESLEGVALCLPRLVASVCSHQARDIFQNAMPVGRHWRGKVASGPDLVPSEYAQAAVNTVLAPALEGMRNLSPEEQISAVSNTVGVFMEAWMEHILRERLKFSLQGALQLRCDFEVVRELLKSQEMSPEVFQATLSLPVFQQADNAIVCLLQQPSRKAYLQSRGCFILCCPLLCRTAVENVSDSLQSLDSLGRRVWSHNYPAHRPRHSHDSYLPHNQRQWLSLRLHKNWNGLG
- the CCDC142 gene encoding coiled-coil domain-containing protein 142 isoform X1 gives rise to the protein MRRREPSWSDYRHGSLQGSASSSHSSVLLQGAPLRCDVISEGEELTHSTAGRQNAALLSLCRQRQLLTLVREFVVHQMQVMEYYQMLEHTPVSGLEVVCLKLQELCRREVVLQKRVRSNQLLPLLSPLVHRTLGHLHTTLQLMSVKAAIVTEELVLGTVRRMARLPAEIPASLCRTLTIYNKVIGDMSQWAAAWTNVRPMSITNFLEIMAEERGWLLARHFSMSKLGHRLEDVLNGEVESQEVDEALSSCLKTLIWEDQGQTAPLLKQLVGLDHMMRSGLEGHNQDSAESLLYNQYCSRLWPILCAHLYQALYPGRWGARAMPALAPCVVGARSAAAIQLLLSTLTSDAVPEPCREQGHSLCHNLLCTAAFISWDRGTCRALSLALTDKCVTLLLDDGTRRTHSRTAAALVSVCQEVSVLLHAMSSVGDISTHRAVLSRSVTTMQLCNLWLRSRSQIYTSSGSLGQLLLISHGDMPVIKDQMCNVTSAAHNVEWHPESRQLCEKLETTAESLEGVALCLPRLVASVCSHQARDIFQNAMPVGRHWRGKVASGPDLVPSEYAQAAVNTVLAPALEGMRNLSPEEQISAVSNTVGVFMEAWMEHILRERLKFSLQGALQLRCDFEVVRELLKSQEMSPEVFQATLSLPVFQQADNAIVCLLQQPSRKAYLQSRGCFILCCPLLCRTAVENVSDSLQSLDSLGRRVWSHNYPAHRPRHSHDSYLPHNQRQWLSLRLHKNWNGLG
- the CCDC142 gene encoding coiled-coil domain-containing protein 142 isoform X3, which gives rise to MRRREPSWSDYRHGSLQGSASSSHSSVLLQGAPLRCDVISEGEELTHSTAGRQNAALLSLCRQRQLLTLVREFVVHQMQVMEYYQMLEHTPVSGLEVVCLKLQELCRREVVLQKRVRSNQLLPLLSPLVHRTLGHLHTTLQLMSVKAAIVTEELVLGTVRRMARLPAEIPASLCRTLTIYNKVIGDMSQWAAAWTNVRPMSITNFLEIMAEERGWLLARHFSMSKLGHRLEDVLNGEVESQEVDEALSSCLKTLIWEDQGQTAPLLKQLVGLDHMMRSGLEGHNQDSAESLLYNQYCSRLWPILCAHLYQALYPGRWGARAMPALAPCVVGARSAAAIQLLLSTLTSDAVPEPCREQGHSLCHNLLCTAAFISWDRGTCRALSLALTDKCVTLLLDDGTRRTHSRTAAALVSVCQEVSVLLHAMSSVGDISTHRAVLSRSVTTMQLCNLWLRSRSQIYTSSGSLGQLLLISHGDMPVIKDQMCNVTSAAHNVEWHPESRQLCEKLETTAESLEGVALCLPRLVASVCSHQARDIFQNAMPVGRHWRGKVASGPDLVPSEYAQAAVNTVLAPALEGMRNLSPEEQISAVSNTVGVFMEAWMEHILRERLKFRERSSSDVILRLSESC